The region TGTCAACCCACATGTGATTAGTACTTAATCTATGATTAATTAAGAACTTACTTGAACTCCGTCAATGACACAGCGATCACCAACATCAAATGGATGCATCACAAACACGAATATGATGGCTTCAAATACTGTTTTTGCCGTGTTACTGAACATGAATGCAACCAGTAAGAATTGAGATGAAATGAAGACGAGAATTTTTGTTGTTAAAACTCTCAGCATAATTAACCACACAATTATCATTATAACTACAACAATTGCTGAAACCAGCTTATTTAATTCCTGAATGGCTGTTTTAGTATCATTTAAAGAATGAGCCAATGCCTTGCGTTCATTGTAAACATTCACCTGCAAATAAACCAGGACTACAATGTCACAAACCAATAGTTTTTTGCTACATATATAAACAATGTCATCTACTCTAACTTATATTTTTCGGGTCAAAACCATGAGTTGTACCAAATATTTGACCTATGTTTCAAATGGATACTAAGACTTCAATTAGTatcaaaaagatacaaaaaaattgaGCTTTTTTAAGCAGAAACACTGAACTTGAAACATATATAAGAAAAAAGGATCTAACCAGCCAATTTTTGAGAGCTGATCTCTTAATCTTTCTAGTTTCTGTTGCTCCTTCAAACAGAGGGATAACATTGTTCACCTCCTCCTTTTTCATGAACCGCAAGAGATCATCTTCATCAATGTACCTACATCCcattaaacaaacaaaaagtAAGAACAAATTAACATATAGAGAATTTCATTTaagcaaatatatattttctcaCTTGCATCCAGGCTTGGCAACATTTCTGAAAATCTTATAGGCAGCAGCTTTTGCTTCCCACTCACTTGTAATCTCTTCACCCTGCTTCTGCTCACTCTCCTCGTCGTCGCTCTGATCAAGCGCGTTGGAGAGCGTGGACAATCCCGTTCCGGTGATCACATCAATCAACCCTCTCATAGTCCAAGCAGAAATCTTCCCATGTTTCATTCTCTTAAGCTTATCAACATCAATCACCTCCTCTTTATTCTTCTCTTCACTTTGATTCTTTACATTATTAAAACTCAACTGCCCCGGCATTGTTTTACTGGCGCCTACTCTCTCGGCCATTTCCATTAGAGGAGGCCCCGAAAGCGTTTTAAGAACATACTGATGAAAGATTGATTCTTGAATTCTGTCAAAGAATCTATTGACATGAAAAGAAGAAGCTAGTAATTTGATTAACAAAGTTTTTATCAGCCATATTGCAGATCCAATCAGACAAGAAGCTAGAGTTCGAGTAATGTAATTTAGAACGTCGGAAGTGAATTCGGATCGTTTAACTCCGCGATCAAACAATAAACCCCAAGCTAGAAGAACTAAACCCAGCCAAACTACAGCTTGAACACTCTTTTTCAATCCGTATACGAAGTAAAGAACTTTCTTCTTAAGCAAAAAATTCATTTCAATCAACAGAACCAAAGTATTTATAAACCACTCTATCACCAATCTACCACAAAAGATTACTAAAATTAACACGCACCATTTCCATATTTGCAAGCTCCAAATTGAAACATTCACCAATTTTTCAACAGTCAAACTTGCAATTAACAGCCCCAGAAAGCAAATAAATATGGTAAATTCAAACAAGTGCAATATTTTCCATTTCTTACCAAATTTTTTAGCCACTTTAAGACTTGCAGTCTTGTAAACCTCCTCATCTTCTTCGTCCTCCTCTATTCCTGGAGATCCAATCAATGGCGTTTTCGGAGTAACTGGACCCGATTTCAAGTGACTTTTTGGGGTTGATGTACTAATTCTATGACTTGGTGAAGCAACATTTGGTGATTTTCTGTAAGGAGAAgttgaattattatataatctatacttttcttcttttaacTCTGCATGATCATTTGCATACGACGGCTCTATGAATCTTGATTTCGGCTTAGAAAATTCAGACCGAGCAAAAGATTTTCTTCTTGCAACAGATTCAGTAGGAATTCTCGGTGGCTTGTTGTGAGTTGGAGTTGAAACTGGGGTTTGCGGCTTTGAAGAAGAAGCAGGATTTGATGTTTGGATTCTCAAGTTTT is a window of Mercurialis annua linkage group LG2, ddMerAnnu1.2, whole genome shotgun sequence DNA encoding:
- the LOC126669019 gene encoding mechanosensitive ion channel protein 10-like: MEKKGRADDIVLQISTGSPQNDRNLELSPLRNQNLRIQTSNPASSSKPQTPVSTPTHNKPPRIPTESVARRKSFARSEFSKPKSRFIEPSYANDHAELKEEKYRLYNNSTSPYRKSPNVASPSHRISTSTPKSHLKSGPVTPKTPLIGSPGIEEDEEDEEVYKTASLKVAKKFGKKWKILHLFEFTIFICFLGLLIASLTVEKLVNVSIWSLQIWKWCVLILVIFCGRLVIEWFINTLVLLIEMNFLLKKKVLYFVYGLKKSVQAVVWLGLVLLAWGLLFDRGVKRSEFTSDVLNYITRTLASCLIGSAIWLIKTLLIKLLASSFHVNRFFDRIQESIFHQYVLKTLSGPPLMEMAERVGASKTMPGQLSFNNVKNQSEEKNKEEVIDVDKLKRMKHGKISAWTMRGLIDVITGTGLSTLSNALDQSDDEESEQKQGEEITSEWEAKAAAYKIFRNVAKPGCKYIDEDDLLRFMKKEEVNNVIPLFEGATETRKIKRSALKNWLVNVYNERKALAHSLNDTKTAIQELNKLVSAIVVVIMIIVWLIMLRVLTTKILVFISSQFLLVAFMFSNTAKTVFEAIIFVFVMHPFDVGDRCVIDGVQMIVEEMNILTTVFLRYDNEKIFYPNSVLATKPISNFYRSPEMSDSIEFAVDVSTSIDTIGALKSKIKGYLESKPQHWRPNFSFQVKEIENVNKMRIALYVNHTINFQIATDRGNRRSDLVLELKKYFEELGIKYHLLPQEVRVTSTGSAVPPLAR